A DNA window from Daucus carota subsp. sativus chromosome 3, DH1 v3.0, whole genome shotgun sequence contains the following coding sequences:
- the LOC108213140 gene encoding uncharacterized protein LOC108213140 isoform X1, whose product MVGTRNKTKQNEAPPVSNCIPSPLFHLFHTLVSAAAAPPPNGLNPSFLRKLYYLLVELSRNRWSCMKVGTDLAQLDYEIVPSGMRVTSKDMCRLSDILFKEFCKRFKQLHSDLCVSSASEGNKQAISHPDTLASAAELYVLLRCCLKIQDLLKRQNIHDENGQSLFMIARTLSQLVSSAESSTSFGNSYSSINNGNKGSANSFAKEFVAFIFSLKLTDSCIPVLSSIIEVFVDELSLSGQLEGYFNKIDYVSSTSYELSMDYLGDGNLKIMMELICAHFFLFIFNEQNIENLLARLSWPLEDLIAPGMSVTAALSLLHKPHMLCLPKLIQTHMISLVSEAVGFNLDFDHSIPDLKLIDHYLLTFRRSIILYADHIAKLQIDGCPEHNKFYFLNSNISGHFFPVFESCIQPATREKISNLNTNFSDSWDSHYRERFLRSKDDLSTSAITYMEDNLCILDRSCRDEILSVLSCIIRRVSDDIDSVLFDACDDASIHDVCFLTSLVNLMSISLLQSLWCLRSRCIGRLKSENLSCKEYQCIASIADSFTALDINLPITNSVCNLIESQLTKHKKSKPMLFHFLRLLSFGFLSGVDFLVNGCILCIMAIMNLFVFEEGNLEALKLVVDIGYQFPQQAARRNISTSLVVATKFQKIHSLYLSKIPPSNFKRIGQLENCSLSTNHDNLNAVATEETPQNTPNGVNYLRCIGEISAVDDLADFIECKEGKDYSSWLKNRDRYRKWKHEKHAALVLKKKKRAKVVNSTKAKSSNNHLDVALSSFLASRC is encoded by the exons aTGGTTGGTACAAGGAACAAAACGAAGCAAAATGAAGCACCCCCCGTCTCTAATTGCATACCCTCTCCTCTTTTCCACCTCTTCCATACCCTAGTTTCTGCTGCTGCTGCTCCTCCTCCCAat GGTCTAAATCCATCATTCTTGAGAAAACTGTATTATCTTTTAGTCGAGCTGTCTAGAAACCGATGGTCTTGCATGAAAGTAGGGACTGATTTGGCTCAGCTGGATTATGAAATTGTTCCAAGTGGAATGAGAGTGACAAGTAAAGATATGTGTAGGCTTTCTGACATACTATTTAAAGAATTTTGCAAGCGTTTTAAGCAGTtacactctgatttatgtgttaGTTCTGCCAGTGAGGGTAATAAACAAGCAATTTCCCACCCGGATACGTTGGCTTCTGCTGCAGAACTTTATGTCCTATTAAGATGTTGTTTGAAAATACAGGACCTGCTTAAGCGGCAAAATATTCATGATGAGAATGGACAATCTCTTTTTATGATTGCAAGAACATTAAGTCAACTTGTATCAAGCGCAGAAAGTAGCACCAGCTTTGGGAATTCTTATTCCAGTATTAATAATGGCAACAAGGGGTCTGCCAATTCATTTGCCAAAGAATTTGTTGctttcatattttctttaaaacTGACAGATTCATGCATCCCCGTCCTGTCATCAATCATCGAG GTATTTGTTGATGAACTATCTCTCAGCGGACAGCTTGAAGGCtactttaataaaattgattatgTTTCTTCAACTAGCTATGAATTGTCTATGGATTATTTGGGTGATGGTAACCTTAAGATAATGATGGAGCTGATCTGTGCTCACTTTTTTCTGTTCATTTTCAATGAGCAAAATATAGAGAATTTGCTTGCTCGCTTATCATGGCCCCTTGAGGACTTAATAGCTCCAGGAATGAGTGTAACTGCCGCCTTGTCGTTGCTACACAAACCTCATATGTTATGTCTACCAAAACTTATTCAAACGCATATGATTTCACTAGTCTCTGAAGCCGTTGGATTTAACTTGGATTTTGATCATTCTATACCAGATCTTAAGCTTATTGATCATTACCTATTAACATTTAGAAGGTCAATAATATTGTATGCCGATCACATTGCTAAGCTGCAAATTGATGGCTGTCCTGAACATAATAAATTctattttcttaattcaaataTATCTGGGCATTTTTTCCCAGTATTTGAATCATGTATTCAGCCTGCGACAAGAgagaaaattagtaatttgaacACCAACTTCAGTGATTCATGGGATTCACATTACAGAGAAAGGTTTTTAAGATCAAAAGATGATCTTTCAACTTCTGCTATTACATACATGGAAGATAATCTATGCATTCTTGACAGATCTTGCAGAGATGAGATTCTATCAGTCCTAAGCTGCATAATAAGAAGAGTTTCTGATGATATTGACAGTGTTCTGTTTGATGCCTGTGATGATGCAAGTATACACGATGTTTGTTTTCTCACCTCTTTGGTAAACTTAATGAGCATATCGCTGTTACAGTCTCTTTGGTGTTTACGGAGTAGGTGTATAGGTCGTCTGAAATCCGAAAACCTCTCATGTAAGGAGTATCAATGTATTGCCAGTATCGCAGACTCTTTCACCGCACTAGATATCAACCTACCAATCACAAATTCGGTTTGCAACCTGATAGAATCTCAACTAACAAAGCATAAGAAGTCAAAGCCGATGCTTTTTCACTTTTTGCGTTTGCTGTCGTTCGGTTTTCTAAGCGGGGTCGATTTCTTAGTAAACGGCTGCATATTGTGCATAATGGCAATCATGAATCTTTTTGTGTTTGAAGAGGGAAACTTAGAGGCATTGAAATTGGTAGTTGATATTGGATACCAGTTTCCTCAACAG GCTGCAAGACGCAACATATCTACTAGCCTAGTTGTCGCTACTAAGTTTCAGAAGATACATTCCTTGTACTTGAG TAAGATTCCTCCTTCCAACTTTAAGCGAATTGGCCAACTGGAAAATTGTTCATTATCCACCAATCATGATAATTTAAATGCTGTTGCTACAGAGGAAACCCCCCAGAACACACCCAATGGGGTCAATTATCTGAGATGCATTGGAGAAATATCAGCGGTTGATGATTTGGCAGATTTCATTGAGTGCAAAGAGGGAAAAGATTACTCTTCATGGTTAAAAAATAGGGATAGATACAGAAAGTGGAAACATGAGAAACATGCAGCATTAGTGTTAAAGAAAAAGAAGCGTGCTAAAG TGGTAAACTCCACAAAAGCGAAAAGCAGTAACAATCACTTAGACGTAGCTTTATCTTCCTTCCTGGCAAGTAGGTGTTAG
- the LOC108211591 gene encoding uncharacterized protein LOC108211591: protein MHKLTRLAPATITTASLSKNTFLSLNSMSTAPYSPLPFKTTSFNNNCRICTCSIKTTSTSCPIRAWTGSRWAWYCTDATVNDNKACKSGDGDNVVNKELEKQSSSRLRFSRRQRGIGTCMPELIASSPDLLAIPGVGPRNLKKLVEKGIGGVADLKQIYKNKFFGRYSEKMVEFLRGSVGIIHKNHAESITTYIKESVDEELKEDTSSFDAKPTQKKRLTFCVEGNISVGKSTFLQRIGNETLELQDLVEIVPEPVSKWQDVGPDHFNILDAFYADPERYAYTFQSFVFSTRVMQERESFGGIKPLRLMERSVFSDRMVFVRAVHEAKWMNEMEISIYDSWFDPFVSSLPGLIPDAFIYLRASPDTCHKRMMHRKRAEEGGVSIDYLRGLHEKHENWLLPSTSGNHGVFSVSKPPFHGDHTLPSNIRDRVFYLEGEHMHSSIQKVPALVLDCEPNIDFNKDIDAKRQYACQVADFFQFVKKKKEATDGEAGATKSGQPPVLIPNHGGLWMPNGKHFTDSTLNSLDFRRTMSCLPS from the exons atgcATAAACTCACACGTTTAGCCCCTGCTACTATTACCACAGCTTCTCTCTCTAAAAACacttttctctctctaaactcCATGTCCACTGCTCCATACTCGCCACTTCCATTCAAAACGACGTCGTTCAACAACAATTGCAGAATTTGTACCTGTTCGATCAAGACTACTAGTACTAGCTGTCCAATTAGGGCTTGGACTGGGTCCCGCTGGGCTTGGTATTGTACGGACGCGACTGTAAATGATAATAAGGCGTGCAAGAGTGGTGATGGTGACAATGTGGTGAACAAGGAGTTGGAGAAGCAGTCTAGTAGTCGGCTTAGGTTTAGTAGGAGGCAGAGGGGAATTGGGACTTGTATGCCTGAGTTGATTGCGTCGAGTCCTGATTTGTTGGCTATTCCCGGAGTTGGACCGAGGAATCTCAAGAAACTTGTGGAGAAAGGGATTGGTGGTGTTGCTGACCTTAAacagatttataaaaataag TTTTTTGGGAGATATAGTGAAAAGATGGTTGAGTTCTTACGAGGTTCAGTTGGAATAATTCACAAGAATCATGCTGAAAGTATAACTACTTACATAAAAGAAAGTGTAGATGAGGAATTGAAGGAGGATACTTCCAGTTTCGATGCAAAACCAACCCAAAAGAAGCGGCTTACCTTCTGCGTTGAAGGAAACATCAGTGTTGGGAAGTCGACTTTTTTGCAGAGAATAGGTAATGAAACACTTGAGCTACAGGATCTTGTTGAAATTGTTCCAGAGCCTGTCAGCAAGTGGCAAGATGTTGGACCGGATCACTTCAATATATTGGATGCTTTCTATGCTGATCCCGAGAGGTATGCATATACCTTCCAGAGTTTCGTGTTTTCCACAAGGGTAATGCAGGAGAGGGAGTCTTTCGGTGGAATAAAGCCCCTCAGGTTGATGGAGCGAAGTGTTTTTAGTGATAGAATG GTGTTTGTGCGAGCTGTACATGAAGCAAAGTGGATGAACGAAATGGAAATCAGCATATACGACTCTTGGTTCGACCCTTTTGTGTCATCTTTGCCTGGACTTATTCCTGATGCCTTCATCTATCTTAGAGCGAGCCCTGATACATGCCACAAGAGAATGATGCATCGGAAGAGAGCAGAGGAAGGGGGTGTAAGCATCGACTATCTGCgtggtttacatgaaaaacatgaaAACTGGCTTCTTCCATCCACTAGTGGAAATCATGGTGTATTTTCTGTAAGTAAGCCACCCTTCCATGGCGATCACACTCTGCCTTCTAATATTAGAGACCGTGTGTTCTATCTAGAGGGTGAACATATGCATTCAAGCATTCAAAAG GTTCCTGCTTTGGTTCTCGACTGCGAGCCCAACATTGACTTCAACAAGGATATTGATGCAAAACGACA GTATGCTTGTCAAGTTGCAGATTTTTTCCAATttgtaaagaaaaagaaagaagctaCAGATGGTGAAGCAGGAGCAACTAAGAGTGGCCAACCACCTGTACTGATTCCCAATCATGGTGGACTATGGATGCCAAATGGGAAGCACTTCACTGATTCAACACTAAATTCCTTAGATTTTAGACGAACTATGTCATGCTTGCCTTCTTAG
- the LOC108213140 gene encoding uncharacterized protein LOC108213140 isoform X2 — MVGTRNKTKQNEAPPVSNCIPSPLFHLFHTLVSAAAAPPPNGLNPSFLRKLYYLLVELSRNRWSCMKVGTDLAQLDYEIVPSGMRVTSKDMCRLSDILFKEFCKRFKQLHSDLCVSSASEGNKQAISHPDTLASAAELYVLLRCCLKIQDLLKRQNIHDENGQSLFMIARTLSQLVSSAESSTSFGNSYSSINNGNKGSANSFAKEFVAFIFSLKLTDSCIPVLSSIIEVFVDELSLSGQLEGYFNKIDYVSSTSYELSMDYLGDGNLKIMMELICAHFFLFIFNEQNIENLLARLSWPLEDLIAPGMSVTAALSLLHKPHMLCLPKLIQTHMISLVSEAVGFNLDFDHSIPDLKLIDHYLLTFRRSIILYADHIAKLQIDGCPEHNKFYFLNSNISGHFFPVFESCIQPATREKISNLNTNFSDSWDSHYRERFLRSKDDLSTSAITYMEDNLCILDRSCRDEILSVLSCIIRRVSDDIDSVLFDACDDASIHDVCFLTSLVNLMSISLLQSLWCLRSRCIGRLKSENLSCKEYQCIASIADSFTALDINLPITNSVCNLIESQLTKHKKSKPMLFHFLRLLSFGFLSGVDFLVNGCILCIMAIMNLFVFEEGNLEALKLVVDIGYQFPQQAARRNISTSLVVATKFQKIHSLYLSKIPPSNFKRIGQLENCSLSTNHDNLNAVATEETPQNTPNGVNYLRCIGEISAVDDLADFIECKEGKDYSSWLKNRDRYRKWKHEKHAALVLKKKKRAKGKKI; from the exons aTGGTTGGTACAAGGAACAAAACGAAGCAAAATGAAGCACCCCCCGTCTCTAATTGCATACCCTCTCCTCTTTTCCACCTCTTCCATACCCTAGTTTCTGCTGCTGCTGCTCCTCCTCCCAat GGTCTAAATCCATCATTCTTGAGAAAACTGTATTATCTTTTAGTCGAGCTGTCTAGAAACCGATGGTCTTGCATGAAAGTAGGGACTGATTTGGCTCAGCTGGATTATGAAATTGTTCCAAGTGGAATGAGAGTGACAAGTAAAGATATGTGTAGGCTTTCTGACATACTATTTAAAGAATTTTGCAAGCGTTTTAAGCAGTtacactctgatttatgtgttaGTTCTGCCAGTGAGGGTAATAAACAAGCAATTTCCCACCCGGATACGTTGGCTTCTGCTGCAGAACTTTATGTCCTATTAAGATGTTGTTTGAAAATACAGGACCTGCTTAAGCGGCAAAATATTCATGATGAGAATGGACAATCTCTTTTTATGATTGCAAGAACATTAAGTCAACTTGTATCAAGCGCAGAAAGTAGCACCAGCTTTGGGAATTCTTATTCCAGTATTAATAATGGCAACAAGGGGTCTGCCAATTCATTTGCCAAAGAATTTGTTGctttcatattttctttaaaacTGACAGATTCATGCATCCCCGTCCTGTCATCAATCATCGAG GTATTTGTTGATGAACTATCTCTCAGCGGACAGCTTGAAGGCtactttaataaaattgattatgTTTCTTCAACTAGCTATGAATTGTCTATGGATTATTTGGGTGATGGTAACCTTAAGATAATGATGGAGCTGATCTGTGCTCACTTTTTTCTGTTCATTTTCAATGAGCAAAATATAGAGAATTTGCTTGCTCGCTTATCATGGCCCCTTGAGGACTTAATAGCTCCAGGAATGAGTGTAACTGCCGCCTTGTCGTTGCTACACAAACCTCATATGTTATGTCTACCAAAACTTATTCAAACGCATATGATTTCACTAGTCTCTGAAGCCGTTGGATTTAACTTGGATTTTGATCATTCTATACCAGATCTTAAGCTTATTGATCATTACCTATTAACATTTAGAAGGTCAATAATATTGTATGCCGATCACATTGCTAAGCTGCAAATTGATGGCTGTCCTGAACATAATAAATTctattttcttaattcaaataTATCTGGGCATTTTTTCCCAGTATTTGAATCATGTATTCAGCCTGCGACAAGAgagaaaattagtaatttgaacACCAACTTCAGTGATTCATGGGATTCACATTACAGAGAAAGGTTTTTAAGATCAAAAGATGATCTTTCAACTTCTGCTATTACATACATGGAAGATAATCTATGCATTCTTGACAGATCTTGCAGAGATGAGATTCTATCAGTCCTAAGCTGCATAATAAGAAGAGTTTCTGATGATATTGACAGTGTTCTGTTTGATGCCTGTGATGATGCAAGTATACACGATGTTTGTTTTCTCACCTCTTTGGTAAACTTAATGAGCATATCGCTGTTACAGTCTCTTTGGTGTTTACGGAGTAGGTGTATAGGTCGTCTGAAATCCGAAAACCTCTCATGTAAGGAGTATCAATGTATTGCCAGTATCGCAGACTCTTTCACCGCACTAGATATCAACCTACCAATCACAAATTCGGTTTGCAACCTGATAGAATCTCAACTAACAAAGCATAAGAAGTCAAAGCCGATGCTTTTTCACTTTTTGCGTTTGCTGTCGTTCGGTTTTCTAAGCGGGGTCGATTTCTTAGTAAACGGCTGCATATTGTGCATAATGGCAATCATGAATCTTTTTGTGTTTGAAGAGGGAAACTTAGAGGCATTGAAATTGGTAGTTGATATTGGATACCAGTTTCCTCAACAG GCTGCAAGACGCAACATATCTACTAGCCTAGTTGTCGCTACTAAGTTTCAGAAGATACATTCCTTGTACTTGAG TAAGATTCCTCCTTCCAACTTTAAGCGAATTGGCCAACTGGAAAATTGTTCATTATCCACCAATCATGATAATTTAAATGCTGTTGCTACAGAGGAAACCCCCCAGAACACACCCAATGGGGTCAATTATCTGAGATGCATTGGAGAAATATCAGCGGTTGATGATTTGGCAGATTTCATTGAGTGCAAAGAGGGAAAAGATTACTCTTCATGGTTAAAAAATAGGGATAGATACAGAAAGTGGAAACATGAGAAACATGCAGCATTAGTGTTAAAGAAAAAGAAGCGTGCTAAAGGTAAgaagatttaa
- the LOC108213174 gene encoding NAD(P)H-quinone oxidoreductase subunit T, chloroplastic produces MAAAPLQYSFSPLSRGQKLTSDRLLLLQPLLIPSLSSNRRCFRLLATQTTSGQPKPKPGEDTRIHWENEDEGWIGGGYSQTRKKLEPEEKKRNLLDDNFSDLLNSSTDSHYQFLGVSAEADIEEIKSAYRRLSKEYHPDTTSLPLKAASEKFMKLRDIYDTLCDEEKRRFYDWTLAQETASREAEKMRIKLEDPYMQQIRNFESVPDMVDRLGGRNMELSGQAKSALTFDILIIIFSICSIAYVLIFKEPYY; encoded by the exons ATGGCTGCTGCACCATTGCAATATTCATTCTCTCCTCTTAGCAGAGGCCAGAAATTAACAAGTGACaggttgctgctgctgcagCCACTACTTATACCATCACTATCATCCAACCGTAGATGTTTTCGCCTTCTCGCAACCCAAACTACCAGTGGCCAGCCAAAGCCAAAGCCAGGGGAGGACACAAGGATTCACTgggaaaatgaagatgaaggcTGGATTGGTGGAGGCTATAGCCAAACTCGAAAAAAGTTGGAACCTGAAGAGAAGAAGCGGAATTTGCTGGATGACAACTTCTCTGACTTGCTTAACAGTTCAACTGATTCTCATTATCA GTTCTTAGGAGTATCAGCTGAAGCCGATATAGAAGAAATCAAATCGGCATACAGGAGACTATCAAAAGAGTATCATCCTGACACAACTTCGCTCCCCCTGAAAGCAGCATCAGAGAAGTTCATGAAACTAAGAGATATTTATGACACATTGTGCGACGAAGAGAAACGCAGGTTCTACGACTGGACACTTGCTCAAGAAACCGCCAGCCGCGAAGCAGAGAAAATGAGGATCAAACTTGAAGATCCTTATATGCAACAAATTCGGAATTTTGAGTCTGTTCCAGACATGGTGGATCGGCTTGGGGGTAGGAATATGGAGCTTAGTGGCCAAGCAAAGTCAGCTCTTacatttgatattttaattattatattttcgaTATGTTCTATTGCTTATGTGCTCATCTTCAAGGAACCTTATTACTAG
- the LOC108213140 gene encoding uncharacterized protein LOC108213140 isoform X3 has product MVGTRNKTKQNEAPPVSNCIPSPLFHLFHTLVSAAAAPPPNGLNPSFLRKLYYLLVELSRNRWSCMKVGTDLAQLDYEIVPSGMRVTSKDMCRLSDILFKEFCKRFKQLHSDLCVSSASEGNKQAISHPDTLASAAELYVLLRCCLKIQDLLKRQNIHDENGQSLFMIARTLSQLVSSAESSTSFGNSYSSINNGNKGSANSFAKEFVAFIFSLKLTDSCIPVLSSIIEVFVDELSLSGQLEGYFNKIDYVSSTSYELSMDYLGDGNLKIMMELICAHFFLFIFNEQNIENLLARLSWPLEDLIAPGMSVTAALSLLHKPHMLCLPKLIQTHMISLVSEAVGFNLDFDHSIPDLKLIDHYLLTFRRSIILYADHIAKLQIDGCPEHNKFYFLNSNISGHFFPVFESCIQPATREKISNLNTNFSDSWDSHYRERFLRSKDDLSTSAITYMEDNLCILDRSCRDEILSVLSCIIRRVSDDIDSVLFDACDDASIHDVCFLTSLVNLMSISLLQSLWCLRSRCIGRLKSENLSCKEYQCIASIADSFTALDINLPITNSVCNLIESQLTKHKKSKPMLFHFLRLLSFGFLSGVDFLVNGCILCIMAIMNLFVFEEGNLEALKLVVDIGYQFPQQAARRNISTSLVVATKFQKIHSLYLSKIPPSNFKRIGQLENCSLSTNHDNLNAVATEETPQNTPNGVNYLRCIGEISAVDDLADFIECKEGKDYSSWLKNRDRYRKWKHEKHAALVLKKKKRAKDKK; this is encoded by the exons aTGGTTGGTACAAGGAACAAAACGAAGCAAAATGAAGCACCCCCCGTCTCTAATTGCATACCCTCTCCTCTTTTCCACCTCTTCCATACCCTAGTTTCTGCTGCTGCTGCTCCTCCTCCCAat GGTCTAAATCCATCATTCTTGAGAAAACTGTATTATCTTTTAGTCGAGCTGTCTAGAAACCGATGGTCTTGCATGAAAGTAGGGACTGATTTGGCTCAGCTGGATTATGAAATTGTTCCAAGTGGAATGAGAGTGACAAGTAAAGATATGTGTAGGCTTTCTGACATACTATTTAAAGAATTTTGCAAGCGTTTTAAGCAGTtacactctgatttatgtgttaGTTCTGCCAGTGAGGGTAATAAACAAGCAATTTCCCACCCGGATACGTTGGCTTCTGCTGCAGAACTTTATGTCCTATTAAGATGTTGTTTGAAAATACAGGACCTGCTTAAGCGGCAAAATATTCATGATGAGAATGGACAATCTCTTTTTATGATTGCAAGAACATTAAGTCAACTTGTATCAAGCGCAGAAAGTAGCACCAGCTTTGGGAATTCTTATTCCAGTATTAATAATGGCAACAAGGGGTCTGCCAATTCATTTGCCAAAGAATTTGTTGctttcatattttctttaaaacTGACAGATTCATGCATCCCCGTCCTGTCATCAATCATCGAG GTATTTGTTGATGAACTATCTCTCAGCGGACAGCTTGAAGGCtactttaataaaattgattatgTTTCTTCAACTAGCTATGAATTGTCTATGGATTATTTGGGTGATGGTAACCTTAAGATAATGATGGAGCTGATCTGTGCTCACTTTTTTCTGTTCATTTTCAATGAGCAAAATATAGAGAATTTGCTTGCTCGCTTATCATGGCCCCTTGAGGACTTAATAGCTCCAGGAATGAGTGTAACTGCCGCCTTGTCGTTGCTACACAAACCTCATATGTTATGTCTACCAAAACTTATTCAAACGCATATGATTTCACTAGTCTCTGAAGCCGTTGGATTTAACTTGGATTTTGATCATTCTATACCAGATCTTAAGCTTATTGATCATTACCTATTAACATTTAGAAGGTCAATAATATTGTATGCCGATCACATTGCTAAGCTGCAAATTGATGGCTGTCCTGAACATAATAAATTctattttcttaattcaaataTATCTGGGCATTTTTTCCCAGTATTTGAATCATGTATTCAGCCTGCGACAAGAgagaaaattagtaatttgaacACCAACTTCAGTGATTCATGGGATTCACATTACAGAGAAAGGTTTTTAAGATCAAAAGATGATCTTTCAACTTCTGCTATTACATACATGGAAGATAATCTATGCATTCTTGACAGATCTTGCAGAGATGAGATTCTATCAGTCCTAAGCTGCATAATAAGAAGAGTTTCTGATGATATTGACAGTGTTCTGTTTGATGCCTGTGATGATGCAAGTATACACGATGTTTGTTTTCTCACCTCTTTGGTAAACTTAATGAGCATATCGCTGTTACAGTCTCTTTGGTGTTTACGGAGTAGGTGTATAGGTCGTCTGAAATCCGAAAACCTCTCATGTAAGGAGTATCAATGTATTGCCAGTATCGCAGACTCTTTCACCGCACTAGATATCAACCTACCAATCACAAATTCGGTTTGCAACCTGATAGAATCTCAACTAACAAAGCATAAGAAGTCAAAGCCGATGCTTTTTCACTTTTTGCGTTTGCTGTCGTTCGGTTTTCTAAGCGGGGTCGATTTCTTAGTAAACGGCTGCATATTGTGCATAATGGCAATCATGAATCTTTTTGTGTTTGAAGAGGGAAACTTAGAGGCATTGAAATTGGTAGTTGATATTGGATACCAGTTTCCTCAACAG GCTGCAAGACGCAACATATCTACTAGCCTAGTTGTCGCTACTAAGTTTCAGAAGATACATTCCTTGTACTTGAG TAAGATTCCTCCTTCCAACTTTAAGCGAATTGGCCAACTGGAAAATTGTTCATTATCCACCAATCATGATAATTTAAATGCTGTTGCTACAGAGGAAACCCCCCAGAACACACCCAATGGGGTCAATTATCTGAGATGCATTGGAGAAATATCAGCGGTTGATGATTTGGCAGATTTCATTGAGTGCAAAGAGGGAAAAGATTACTCTTCATGGTTAAAAAATAGGGATAGATACAGAAAGTGGAAACATGAGAAACATGCAGCATTAGTGTTAAAGAAAAAGAAGCGTGCTAAAG ATAAGAAGTAA